In a genomic window of Labeo rohita strain BAU-BD-2019 chromosome 20, IGBB_LRoh.1.0, whole genome shotgun sequence:
- the tdrd15 gene encoding tudor domain-containing protein 15, translated as MPWSQMERAKEESKLPAPCVLWPVELKLTHIDCSPEDTLVHFQGQYMTICELDYNILQVEIQNAVKSKVSVKVGELCLVEDAVSGRWFRGRVQNIKGDLFHVFLLDHGDVLIVGPGHLSSISDTLLMLPPKIVCGFFANILPVQNRWDSLTQSYFSSLIGSQIKGYIHARLPYHVLILEVPDINCDLLKLRLGRHVDTSTFLLLVEMLIEEPIPQSNESVPDLLIEKQIGQECCLKSSSLLGFDEILTLNGPKLKVGQKARVVVAAAVNPRLFYCRLSSMSKDLQEMSNKLALACESGSGSISSKPLENLGLLCAVKGKDEKWHRGFVQCLPLNSQVRVVFVDSGYCESVKVENILQLPFEFISAPIMAFPCSLSCLEEQDETIKNQQLELLKTGLLGKSLEIEIDYFCKDQNIYLVTLSTAEKHSEEQADVKMPESEIFDSKSNFPQSVLAKMYATEMKEVQTSDTVPSEAVPEGSFFEGYVVHVQSPKHFWIRTKDQNLDFENMTAEITDYFSKLQLKDEVFEDPVPGALCCAMYEKDMHYYRALIVDTLEKGAEVFFIDFGNTEKVPSMLIKKLPRKFASQPEFALKCALAHVAPFEDIWTTTASNFFRQVTSDKTLTVHVIHRKNGKYVVDLFERGAENNTSIATIMTTAKMALDWRYNPALASVKVETQCNDNGNALGKKKNRKPDHVVTFHNVASSRPNHVFFEQQIDAETPKPKVNTPDTFKSTHFKPGSKLHVICSHVNSPSDFWCQNESTKVDLDKLMKEMQAFYQTHTVAFKPHSVCCAVKFLQDNRWHRARILEEKIDKLSVMLVDFGISIQEERQNIQALAPQFFELHEQAFRCALSLIEPVGGSSWSAEACSLFRDFCEGSSTVCRIHSQLYEEEKGLLNVVTIHTPLQQATTYLVEKGVGMEMQTPKQLLPSAHPRSFVYSSFNITPGSEELVHVTQVRSPWEIYVQLDRNTEIVEMLMERIEEESQLLTMTSEDYSGNVCLAKYICDNQWYRALTHPVQSHQHVSVFFVDYGDMQISEKTNVMPIPTTAVDLLMTPMQALRCSLLNVPEGEHLPEVNAWLETDILNKSFHAKFVSRDNNGHFVCDLYDGNVLVNEKVKELMSTQGVEEHDPAASKPALDSHQEVADVAVSKSKVISKVSGRGKTKQVDKQILKLTKSPKAECKGPINAEGQNTPCSFKVVLPHQTLPKLGDLPAVNFKPGFKGVGFISHCNSVRSFFVQMEDDEPNILQMGEELNSTVFKDNMKNLETEVRVGDLVVAEFEEDLALYRAVVTNASNCGHLAVEFIDYGNTATVDRKNVHMLTSMFLSQPRLSTQCTLAKPYSCKNEDSFIKEAAGRPLMVEFIRKLSNSWEVRIEVVEDAQVHGESKYDGYQSKEVDLMSQKASQSKNKTETVQQKTIPYRQQCKCELKNTQKEVRSFQHKTKSNTQQRNSELGSGQTVATKQVKKSVTFLPTCIKTKEFFRKRTRKRKVNYQPQCATSISVTKNSSMFKEKVSPYPKDLETSKSPVGVSLHDVKDDKSVKSPDKSLVVDDHPHFPKSRSSRLDRPQTLFQAPVQMNFEYKGFTAAVTTPSEFYVILEDLLLIVDTVSAILENLPEALAPLPEVHFVPGASCLVKSAEKRKWCRAEIVQCDSTSVLMNLVDYGQYVVLSRRDARQLKKLPEELGRLPKVTYHCLLRGVKPKGQDWSDEAIVFFQNSMCHSNLQIRFRQHVSETQWEVDIVTGKRNLAKELVDADHAMYIDNMLGIRFQQEQGANRESKQDITSSVNVFSTMTEHTSKAECSQPLFSEESMFDQKSFQDSVGERYTHPMNRGENLGPAERATLSTSGTKQCELM; from the exons TGGCCTGTGGAGCTGAAGTTGACCCACATTGACTGCAGTCCTGAGGACACACTGGTGCACTTTCAGGGCCAATATATGACCATCTGTGAACTGGACTACAACATTCTTCAAGTTGAAATTCAAAATGCTGTGAAATCGAAAGTTTCTGTTAAAGTCGGAGAGCTTTGTCTGGTTGAAGATGCCGTGTCTGGTCGCTGGTTCAGAGGAAGGGTCCAAAACATCAAGGGCGATTTGTTCCACGTCTTTTTGCTCGACCATGGAGATGTGTTGATTGTTGGGCCTGGCCATTTATCCTCTATATCTGACACTCTGCTTATGCTCCCTCCAAAGATTGTCTGTGGTTTCTTTGCCAATATACTTCCAGTCCAGAACCGATGGGACAGTTTGACACAGAGTTATTTCTCTTCCCTGATAGGCAGTCAGATTAAAGGATATATCCATGCCCGTCTGCCATACCACGTCCTCATACTTGAGGTTCCAGACATTAATTGTGACTTGTTAAAACTGAGGCTTGGGAGGCATGTGGACACAAGTACATTTCTGCTACTAGTTGAGATGCTTATTGAGGAACCGATTCCACAAAGCAATGAATCCGTCCCAGATCTCTTGATTGAAAAGCAAATAGGGCAAGAATGTTGCCTCAAATCCTCAAGCCTGCTGGGCTTCGACGAGATTCTCACACTTAATGGCCCAAAGCTGAAAGTTGGTCAAAAAGCAAGAGTCGTCGTAGCCGCAGCCGTGAACCCTCGATTATTCTACTGTCGACTCTCATCCATGAGTAAGGACCTACAAGAAATGTCAAACAAATTGGCACTTGCATGTGAATCAGGGAGTGGTTCCATAAGCAGTAAACCTCTTGAAAATCTCGGCTTGCTTTGTGCAGTCAAAGGGAAAGATGAAAAATGGCACAGAGGATTTGTGCAATGTCTCCCTCTCAACTCTCAAGTCCGAGTTGTGTTTGTCGACAGCGGCTATTGTGAATCAGTGAAAGTTGAAAACATCCTTCAGCTGCCATTTGAATTCATCTCAGCACCAATCATGGCATTCCCATGTTCGCTTTCATGCTTGGAAGAACAGGATGAGACCATTAAAAACCAACAACTAGAGCTTCTCAAGACTGGATTGCTGGGAAAGTCTTTGGAGATTGAAATAGATTACTTTTGCAAAGATCAGAACATCTACTTGGTCACATTGAGCACTGCTGAGAAGCACTCAGAAGAGCAAGCTGATGTTAAAATGCCTGAAAGTGAAATTTTCGACAGCAAGTCCAACTTTCCCCAGAGTGTGCTTGCAAAGATGTATGCAACAGAGATGAAAGAAGTCCAGACTTCTGATACGGTTCCTAGTGAAGCAGTACCTGAAGGTTCATTTTTTGAGGGTTATGTGGTGCACGTCCAAAGTCCAAAACATTTCTGGATAAGGACAAAAGATCAAAATCTTGATTTTGAAAACATGACTGCAGAAATCACTGATTACTTTAGCAAACTACAGCTGAAGGATGAAGTTTTTGAAGACCCAGTGCCTGGTGCACTTTGCTGTGCAATGTACGAAAAAGACATGCATTACTACAGGGCCCTTATAGTAGACACTCTGGAGAAAGGAGCTGAGGTGTTTTTCATCGACTTCGGGAACACTGAAAAGGTGCCAAGCATGTTAATTAAGAAGCTCCCCAGAAAGTTTGCCAGTCAGCCAGAATTTGCTCTGAAATGTGCTTTAGCACATGTCGCACCATTTGAGGACATTTGGACAACTACAGCATCCAACTTCTTTCGGCAAGTCACATCAGACAAAACTTTGACAGTTCATGTCATCCACAGGAAAAATGGCAAATATGTTGTTGATCTTTTTGAGAGAGGAGCTGAAAATAACACTAGCATTGCAACCATCATGACAACAGCAAAAATGGCCTTGGATTGGAGATACAACCCGGCATTAGCATCTGTTAAAGTGGAGACGCAATGTAACGATAATGGAAATGCCCtgggcaagaaaaaaaatagaaagccTGATCATGTGGTGACCTTTCACAACGTCGCATCTTCCAGGCCCAATCATGTGTTCTTTGAACAACAGATTGACGCTGAGACACCTAAACCAAAGGTCAACACTCCTGACACTTTCAAATCGACGCATTTCAAACCAGGATCTAAATTGCATGTCATTTGCTCACATGTAAACTCTCCGTCTGATTTCTGGTGCCAAAACGAAAGCACAAAAGTTGATCTGGACAAGTTGATGAAAGAGATGCAGGCGTTTTACCAAACGCACACAGTTGCATTCAAGCCACATTCAGTATGTTGTGCTGTCAAGTTTCTGCAGGACAACCGATGGCATAGAGCACgcattttagaagaaaaaattGACAAACTGTCTGTGATGTTGGTCGACTTTGGCATAAGTATCCAGGAAGAGAGGCAAAACATCCAAGCTCTTGCACCACAGTTCTTTGAACTTCATGAACAAGCATTCAGATGTGCTTTGAGCTTGATTGAACCTGTCGGAGGAAGTTCTTGGAGTGCAGAAGCATGCAGTTTGTTCAGGGATTTTTGTGAGGGTTCGTCCACTGTATGCAGAATTCATTCCCAACTCTATGAGGAAGAAAAAGGTCTCCTCAATGTGGTCACCATTCATACACCTCTTCAACAGGCCACCACATACCTTGTGGAGAAAGGCGTTGGAATGGAAATGCAAACTCCGAAGCAGCTACTCCCATCAGCCCATCCTCGCTCTTTCGTTTACTCTTCTTTCAACATAACTCCTGGAAGTGAAGAACTGGTGCATGTTACTCAAGTTCGCAGTCCTTGGGAAATCTATGTTCAGCTTGACAGGAATACAGAGATTGTTGAAATGCTGATGGAGAGAATTGAAGAAGAAAGTCAGCTCTTGACTATGACATCTGAGGACTACAGTGGTAATGTTTGCCTGGCTAAATATATCTGTGACAACCAGTGGTACAGGGCTCTGACGCACCCTGTTCAATCCCATCAGCATGTGAGTGTGTTCTTTGTCGATTATGGTGATATGCAAATTTCGGAGAAAACAAATGTCATGCCGATTCCCACAACGGCAGTTGACTTATTGATGACACCAATGCAGGCTCTGAGATGCAGTCTTTTGAATGTTCCAGAGGGGGAACATTTGCCAGAAGTCAATGCGTGGCTTGAGACCGACATCCTCAACAAATCCTTCCATGCCAAGTTTGTGTCAAGGGACAACAACGGACATTTTGTTTGTGATCTTTATGATGGAAATGTGCTTGTCAATGAAAAAGTCAAAGAGCTCATGTCAACTCAGGGTGTGGAAGAACATGATCCGGCTGCCAGCAAACCTGCCTTAGATTCCCACCAAGAAGTAGCGGATGTTGCCGTTTCAAAGAGTAAAGTGATCTCCAAAGTGAGCGGACGTGGTAAAACCAAACAGGTTGATAAGCAAATTCTGAAACTGACAAAATCTCCCAAAGCAGAATGCAAAGGACCAATAAATGCCGAAGGACAAAACACGCCCTGTTCTTTTAAAGTGGTGCTGCCTCATCAAACCTTGCCAAAACTTGGTGATCTTCCTGCTGTCAATTTTAAACCAGGTTTTAAAGGTGTGGGCTTCATCTCTCATTGCAATTCTGTTCGAAGCTTCTTCGTTCAGATGGAAGACGATGAACCAAACATCCTTCAGATGGGCGAGGAACTAAACAGCACTGTCTTCAAAGATAACATGAAAAATTTGGAAACCGAAGTAAGAGTAGGGGACCTTGTTGTGGCTGAGTTTGAAGAAGACTTGGCTTTGTACAGAGCTGTTGTCACCAACGCGTCAAACTGTGGCCACTTAGCAGTCGAGTTTATCGATTACGGCAATACCGCAACTGTCGACAGGAAGAATGTTCACATGCTAACCAGTATGTTTTTGTCTCAGCCCAGACTGAGCACTCAGTGCACGCTTGCGAAACCTTACTCTTGTAAAAATGAAGACTCTTTTATCAAGGAAGCAGCTGGTAGGCCTTTAATGGTTGAATTCATTCGAAAGCTCTCAAATTCATGGGAAGTGAGGATTGAGGTTGTTGAGGATGCCCAGGTGCATGGCGAATCAAAGTATGATGGTTATCAGAGCAAAGAAGTAGATCTGATGAGTCAGAAAGCATCccagagcaaaaacaaaacagaaaccgTCCAGCAGAAGACAATCCCATACAGGCAACAATGCAAATGTGAACTCAAAAACACTCAGAAAGAAGTTAGAAGCTTCCAGCATAAGACGAAGTCAAACACACAACAACGCAACAGCGAACTTGGAAGCGGTCAGACAGTTGCAACAAAACAAGTGAAGAAGTCAGTCACCTTCTTACCAACGTGCATCAAAACCAAAGAGTTTTTTAGAAAGAGAACAAGAAAGAGAAAGGTTAACTACCAACCACAATGTGCGACAAGCATTTCAGTAACTAAAAATTCAAGTATGTTCAAGGAAAAGGTTTCTCCTTATCCTAAAGACCTTGAAACCTCTAAGTCACCTGTTGGCGTCTCTCTGCACGATGTGAAAGATGACAAGTCAGTGAAAAGTCCTGATAAGTCGCTTGTTGTTGATGACCATCCTCACTTCCCGAAGAGCCGCAGTTCCCGTTTGGATCGACCACAGACTCTATTCCAAGCCCCTGTCCAAATGAACTTTGAATATAAAGGATTCACAGCGGCAGTCACAACCCCGTCCGAATTTTACGTCATTCTCGAAGACCTGCTTTTGATTGTAGATACAGTCTCTGCCATTCTTGAGAACCTACCCGAAGCCTTGGCACCATTACCAGAGGTTCATTTCGTTCCTGGTGCGAGCTGTTTGGTGAAATCGGCGGAGAAGAGGAAATGGTGCAGGGCGGAGATCGTGCAGTGCGATTCCACGTCGGTGCTCATGAACTTGGTTGACTATGGGCAGTATGTCGTTCTGTCTCGTCGGGATGCTCGCCAGCTGAAAAAACTTCCAGAGGAGCTCGGTAGATTACCTAAAGTCACCTACCATTGTCTACTGAGGGGAGTTAAACCCAAAGGCCAGGACTGGTCTGACGAGGCCATTGTTTTCTTCCAGAACTCCATGTGTCACAGCAACCTTCAGATACGTTTCAGACAGCATGTTTCTGAGACACAATGGGAGGTCGACATTGTCACTGGAAAGCGAAATCTCGCAAAAGAGTTAGTAGATGCTGATCATGCCATGTATATTGATAATATGCTTGGAATCAGGTTTCAGCAAGAGCAAGGAGCCAATAGAGAATCTAAACAAGACATCACCAGCAGTGTGAATGTTTTTTCCACGATGACTGAGCACACAAGCAAAGCCGAATGTTCTCAGCCACTCTTTTCAGAGGAGTCCATGTTTGATCAAAAGTCATTTCAAGATTCTGTTGGGGAGCGATACACACATCCTATGAATAGGGGTGAAAATCTTGGACCTGCAGAGAGGGCAACGCTTAGTACATCAGGTACCAAACAAT gTGAGCTGA